In the Dehalococcoidia bacterium genome, one interval contains:
- a CDS encoding tetratricopeptide repeat protein, translated as MSIEAREQALQFFRRAYELQMNGELDKAIALYRKSIEACPTGEAYTFLGWTYSFQGRYEEAIKECHRAIEIDPDYGNPYNDIGSYLIEMGRPKEAFPWLEKALRSRRYESYFFPYFNLGRACERLGQWDKALECYKDALALSLRYAAAAQALAHLRGRMN; from the coding sequence ATGTCCATAGAGGCTCGCGAACAGGCGTTGCAGTTCTTCCGTAGGGCGTACGAGCTCCAGATGAACGGGGAGCTTGATAAGGCGATTGCCCTGTACAGGAAATCCATTGAGGCGTGTCCCACCGGGGAAGCCTACACATTCCTGGGCTGGACGTACAGCTTTCAGGGGCGGTATGAGGAGGCCATCAAGGAATGCCACAGGGCCATTGAGATTGACCCGGACTACGGCAACCCCTACAACGATATTGGGTCATATCTGATAGAGATGGGAAGGCCGAAAGAGGCGTTCCCCTGGCTTGAGAAGGCGCTACGTTCCAGACGTTACGAGAGCTATTTCTTCCCCTACTTCAACCTGGGCAGGGCGTGTGAGCGTCTGGGCCAGTGGGACAAGGCGCTGGAGTGCTATAAGGACGCTTTAGCCCTGAGCCTCCGCTACGCGGCCGCGGCGCAAGCCTTGGCCCATCTGCGCGGTCGGATGAATTGA
- a CDS encoding chlorite dismutase family protein, translated as MEGEKKGNFVAFSFYKLRPEWRRLPPDARERGIEQALAAVLAQEEKLWIRAYSTQGFRRDADFHLWIVAQDLPDIRDFVVDLSRTEMGLYLDLTYHYLAMTRQSIYLKGAPHTNPGPRTEGKDEWLFVYPFVKSREWYALPFETRKKMMDEHIRVGHLFPNVKINTTYSFGLDDQEFVLAFETDSPADFQGLVMKLRETEASRYTARDTPIFTCLKKPLADVLRSLS; from the coding sequence ATGGAGGGTGAGAAAAAGGGCAACTTTGTCGCCTTCTCGTTTTACAAGCTCCGGCCCGAGTGGCGACGGTTGCCACCTGACGCGAGGGAGCGCGGGATAGAGCAGGCGCTGGCCGCGGTCCTTGCACAGGAGGAGAAGCTGTGGATACGCGCCTACTCGACGCAGGGCTTCCGGCGGGATGCGGACTTCCACCTGTGGATAGTGGCGCAGGACCTTCCGGACATTCGAGACTTCGTCGTGGACCTCTCCCGCACGGAGATGGGCCTGTACTTGGACCTGACTTACCACTACCTGGCCATGACCCGGCAGTCCATCTATCTGAAGGGCGCGCCGCACACGAATCCGGGCCCGCGGACCGAGGGCAAGGATGAGTGGCTGTTCGTGTACCCCTTCGTCAAGAGCAGGGAGTGGTATGCGCTGCCCTTCGAGACTCGGAAGAAGATGATGGACGAGCACATACGGGTGGGCCATCTCTTTCCCAATGTGAAAATCAACACCACGTACTCCTTTGGCCTGGACGACCAGGAGTTTGTCCTGGCCTTTGAGACGGACTCTCCGGCGGACTTCCAGGGCCTGGTCATGAAGCTGCGGGAGACGGAGGCCAGCCGGTACACCGCGCGGGACACGCCTATCTTCACGTGCTTGAAAAAGCCGCTGGCCGATGTGCTCCGGTCGCTGTCATAG
- a CDS encoding ferredoxin family protein — protein sequence MAYIIAQPCVGVKDSACVEVCPVDCIYTTADAPMYYIHPDECIDCAACEPVCPVTAIFSQDQLPDKWKEFIATNRDWFQGKDLTALKKK from the coding sequence ATGGCCTACATCATCGCCCAGCCGTGCGTCGGGGTTAAGGACTCCGCTTGCGTCGAGGTCTGTCCCGTGGACTGCATCTATACGACGGCGGACGCCCCCATGTACTACATCCACCCCGACGAGTGCATTGACTGCGCGGCGTGTGAGCCCGTCTGCCCGGTCACGGCCATCTTCTCCCAGGACCAGCTCCCCGACAAATGGAAAGAGTTCATCGCCACCAACCGGGACTGGTTCCAGGGCAAAGATCTCACTGCCCTCAAGAAGAAGTAG